A genomic window from Populus nigra chromosome 7, ddPopNigr1.1, whole genome shotgun sequence includes:
- the LOC133699951 gene encoding uncharacterized protein LOC133699951, whose protein sequence is MTSFRSWKLLKRNTFCDGVKSGLKMKLLPFMGVLCTAMLFVVYRTTIYQYHHTEMDEKLYPFEILKESALASGLLGGLPHGIIRASSDLELKPLWSTSSSRSKVDPSTRRYLLAIPVGIKQKDNVDHIVQKFLPENFTVILFHYDGNVDGWWDLDWSNEAIHIVAKNQTKWWFAKRFLHPAVVSAYDYIFLWDEDLGIEHFNPGKYLKIVRFEGLEISQPALDPNSTDIHHRITIRARMKKFHRRVYDSRGSTKCSDISEGPPCTGFVEGMAPVFSRSAWYCAWHLIQNDLVHGWGMDMKLGYCAQGDRTKKVGVIDSEYIVHKGIQTLGGRKTPRRKASNTEELTKRHSAASVDPRMEIRRQSTWELQIFKDRWKQAVKEDKNWVDPFLRNRKRRKLKRHGQ, encoded by the exons ATGACGTCATTCAGATCATGGAAATTGCTAAAAAGGAACACCTTCTGTGATGGG GTGAAATCCGGTTTGAAGATGAAGCTGCTGCCGTTTATGGGAGTTTTGTGTACAGCAATGTTGTTCGTTGTGTATAGAACTACAATATATCAGTATCACCATACAGAG ATGGATGAAAAATTGTACCCCTTTGAAATATTGAAG GAATCAGCTTTGGCTTCTGGACTGTTGGGTGGTTTGCCTCATGGTATTATACGAGCTAGCTCAGATTTAGAGCTGAAGCCTCTATGGTCAACAAGTAGTTCGAGGTCaaag GTTGATCCTTCTACCCGTCGTTACTTGCTGGCAATTCCAGTTGGCATCAAGCAAAAGGATAATGTCGATCATATTGTCCAAAAA TTTCTTCCAGAGAATTTTACAGTTATTCTATTTCATTATGATGGCAACGTGGATGGGTGGTGGGATCTTGATTGGAGCAATGAAGCCATACACATAGTTGCCAAGAACCAAACGAAGTG GTGGTTTGCCAAACGCTTCCTGCATCCTGCTGTTGTGTCTGCTTATGATTATATATTTCTATGGGATGAAGATTTGGGGATTGAGCATTTCAATCCAGGAAA aTACTTGAAAATTGTGAGATTTGAAGGACTGGAGATATCTCAGCCAGCTTTGGACCCAAATTCAACCGACATACATCATAGAATTACTATTCGTGCCAGAATGAAGAAGTTTCATAG AAGAGTTTATGACAGCAGAGGCAGTACCAAATGTTCTGACATCAGCGAGGGGCCTCCATGCACTGG ATTTGTAGAAGGTATGGCTCCAGTCTTTTCAAGATCTGCTTGGTACTGTGCTTGGCATCTTATACAG AATGATCTAGTCCATGGATGGGGAATGGACATGAAACTTGGATACTGTGCGCAG GGAGATCGCACAAAGAAGGTGGGGGTCATTGATAGCGAATATATTGTTCATAAGGGCATACAAACTTTGGGTGGGCGTAAAACTCCTAGAAGAAAG GCATCAAATACAGAAGAGCTGACTAAG AGACATAGTGCTGCATCCGTGGATCCTAGGATGGAG ATTAGAAGGCAATCAACATGGGAGCTTCAAATATTTAAGGATCGCTGGAAGCAAGCGGTTAAGGAGGACAAAAATTGGGTTGATCCATTTCTAAGGAACCGGAAACGCAGAAAACTAAAGCGGCACGGCCAATAA
- the LOC133700150 gene encoding secretory carrier-associated membrane protein-like: MAAGPYYSSLLFKKVNPFADEIDDPLQKLQNIAFLTCLGLTQCLIWNCGSVAFVWMVGGVETKILFLALAYLVCGLPAANWLWFRPLRQALRTENTSMFRYFFLFYQLHIAFCMFAAVSPPIIAKGRSLTGIMSASDISGDYGEIGYLYFIGFGWFSLESMLSIWVLHKVYEFYRHGGLALEMV, from the coding sequence ATGGCGGCGGGTCCTTACTATAGTAGTCTACTCTTCAAAAAAGTAAACCCCTTTGCAGATGAAATAGATGACCCTTTGCAAAAGTTGCAGAATATTGCATTCCTAACATGTCTAGGATTGACACAGTGTCTTATTTGGAATTGCGGATCTGTTGCATTTGTGTGGATGGTAGGTGGGGTAGAAACAAAAATCTTGTTCCTTGCATTGGCCTACCTAGTCTGTGGACTTCCAGCTGCAAACTGGTTATGGTTTCGTCCACTTCGTCAAGCTTTGAGGACAGAAAATACTTCCATGTTTCGTTATTTTTTCCTGTTCTACCAGCTCCACATTGCCTTCTGCATGTTCGCTGCAGTTTCTCCTCCAATAATAGCCAAGGGAAGATCCCTCACAGGTATCATGAGCGCATCAGACATTTCTGGTGATTATGGAGAAATTGGATACTTGTACTTCATTGGTTTCGGTTGGTTCAGCCTTGAATCAATGCTCAGCATCTGGGTTTTGCACAAAGTTTACGAGTTTTACCGTCACGGTGGTTTAGCTCTGGAGATGGTTTAA